From Mycteria americana isolate JAX WOST 10 ecotype Jacksonville Zoo and Gardens chromosome 4, USCA_MyAme_1.0, whole genome shotgun sequence, one genomic window encodes:
- the LOC142408705 gene encoding interleukin-12 subunit beta-like, with product MLVLVGLVLCLSPADALTAFPPKFQVGKLNGDIVVKCNTSEQQVTWTQNGEPEPMAELIAEGQTLTILGLDLPATGNYSCWAGTVLLDTTYVVVSSARKEGMNVSCQAESYRGSFHCSWTCPHSTVFRARLTRSDGSLGEWVPAASHHGQFSASFTDPSFCPFAEELRQLQLQLEGLSTTSYLNVSIHFFVRDIVRPDPPQELTVQRRGEQLHLAWAPPASWPLPKSYFALLYRLQYQLLNGTQVDKYVEGAEETRLQERVQRVRISCQDPYANAAWSPWSAWQDVDAAQQHRLRAR from the exons atgctggtgctggtggggctggtgcTGTGCCTCTCTCCTGCGGACGCCCTGACTGCCTTCCCCCCAAAGT TTCAGGTGGGGAAACTGAACGGGGACATAGTGGTGAAATGCAACACCTCGGAGCAGCAAGTGACCTGGACGCAGAACGGGGAGCCGGAGCCCATGGCTGAGCTTATAGCCGAGGGACAGACTCTCACCATCCTCGGCTTGGACCTGCCGGCCACGGGCAACTACAGCTGCTGGGCCGGCACCGTCCTGCTGGACACCACCTACGTGGTGGTCAGCAGCGCCC GCAAGGAGGGGATGAACGTCTCCTGCCAGGCTGAGTCCTACCGTGGCTCCTTCCACTGCTCCTGGACCTGTCCCCACTCCACCGTCTTCCGCGCCCGCCTCACACGCAG TGATGGCTCCTTGGGGGAGTGGGTGCCGGCGGCCAGCCACCATGGCCAGTTCAGCGCCAGCTTCACGGACCCCTCCTTCTGCCCCTTCGCCGAGGAGCTGcgccagctgcagctgcagctggaggggctCTCCACCACCTCCTACCTCAACGTCTCCATCCACTTCTTCGTCCGCGACATTG TGCGGCCCGACCCACCGCAGGAGCTGACCGTGCAGCGGCGGGGGGAGCAGCTCCACCTGGCCTGGGCCCCCCCGGCCTCCTGGCCGCTCCCCAAGTCCTACTTTGCCCTGCTCTACCGGCTGCAGTACCAGCTCCTCAACGGCACCCAG GTTGACAAGTACGTGGAGGGCGCGGAGGAGACGCGGCTGCAGGAGCGGGTGCAGCGGGTGCGCATCAGCTGCCAGGACCCCTACGCCAACGCCGCCTGGAGCCCCTGGAGCGCCTGGCAGGACGTCGATGCGGCCCAGCAGCACCGGCTCCGAGCGCGCTGA